A stretch of DNA from Anaerobacillus isosaccharinicus:
AAGCTATTTAATATTAACCACGTGATTGGTAAAGGAGTAGGGCTAGGGAGTGCAGCGCATGCAATTGGCACTTCAAGGGCACTAGAATATGGGGAACTTGAAGGTGCAATTAGTTCAGTCTCAATGACCTTAAGCGCCATCATCGTTTCATTATTAGGACCAGTTATGTTTTATTTACTTCTTTAGTGGGAATTTAGAAATAAGGTAGTTGTATAGTGTCTTTGACAAAGGATGAATTCTTCCTATTAACTACTACTATAGGTACTGCCAAATACAGACAGATTGTGATAAGATTTTATTACAATCTTTTTTGTGTAGAATTGTTTTCTGTAGTTAAGCTACAAAGCGATGCTACCAACATTTTACATTCTAAATTTTACATTGCTTTTTTGGAGGAGTATTAGTGGCTCATTTAATAAAATTAGAAGACTGTGTCTCCCGTTATCAATATGATATGTATCGATATCCAGGTCAGTTCTCGCGCTTGAAACGTGAACGCTGGGACAGTTTGAAGCGTGAATGGGAAAATTCTTATTTGAATGATAGCCCTTCTGTAAACAAATTTGTTGAAGAACAAAAAAAGTCTGCTAAAGGTGCTTTCGATAAAATCAAAAAGTGGTATAAGCGGGAGAATAGGGACCCGATTATTGAAGAATTTGAAGAAAAACCGTATCGATTCAAATATACAACTTTACCAGAGTTAAAAACGACTTTCCTACATGAATTGTTTGAGTTCCAACTGAATTGGGCAAGCTCTACGTTACGAGAAACGTCGATAATGAAAAAACAGCTCTTTTATGACCCTACATTAAAGTGGTTGTTACAATCGTTTCCTGATAATTATTTTGTTCTTTACTACCCGACTGTAACCTACCCAAAAGCTACTGTTCAATTTGATATTCTTTTAATTGGGCCTACAGATATTTGGTGTATTGTGAACTTAAACGGTTCAGGAAACACGATCTTTCAGAGCTTTTCAGAACGATATTGGCTTGAATTAGAAGGGGAAGAAGAGAAGAAGATCATAAATCCGTTGCTGTCGTTAAACAGAATGAGTACGATTGTTAAGCGAATTTTAGCCGATAGTGAACTCGACATGGCTGTTCGAAAAGCTGTTCTCACTAAAAATGGATATATAGATGTTAGCAATCAGTGGAGCGGTGCTAATTTCTTTGATCAACGAAATATTGATGAGTGGAATGATAGGTTGAAAAATAATTCATCACCAATTAAATCGGTCCAGCTTAAGTTTTCACAATATTTATTAGATGCGTGTCAAACAACTTCAGAACTAAGGTATGATATTGGAGTTGAAGAAGAGGACATAAATTCATTTGAAAACGAAGAT
This window harbors:
- a CDS encoding nuclease-related domain-containing protein, translated to MAHLIKLEDCVSRYQYDMYRYPGQFSRLKRERWDSLKREWENSYLNDSPSVNKFVEEQKKSAKGAFDKIKKWYKRENRDPIIEEFEEKPYRFKYTTLPELKTTFLHELFEFQLNWASSTLRETSIMKKQLFYDPTLKWLLQSFPDNYFVLYYPTVTYPKATVQFDILLIGPTDIWCIVNLNGSGNTIFQSFSERYWLELEGEEEKKIINPLLSLNRMSTIVKRILADSELDMAVRKAVLTKNGYIDVSNQWSGANFFDQRNIDEWNDRLKNNSSPIKSVQLKFSQYLLDACQTTSELRYDIGVEEEDINSFENEDY